A window of the Equus asinus isolate D_3611 breed Donkey chromosome 20, EquAss-T2T_v2, whole genome shotgun sequence genome harbors these coding sequences:
- the OR6T1 gene encoding olfactory receptor 6T1 — protein sequence MSPENWTQVTEFVLLGFPSSHILQFLLFLGLMVTYVVTATGNLLIIGLSWVDRRLHTQMYFFLWNLSFLELLLVSVVVPKMLVIILTGDHSISFASCLIQSYLYFLLGTTDFFLLAVMALDRYLAICQPLHYETLMSGPICSQLVLASWLAGFLWVLCPTILMASLPFCGPNGIDHFFCDSWPLLRLSCGDTRLLELVAFVLSTSVLLGSLALTSVSYACILATVLRAPTAAKRKKAFSTCASHLTVVIIVYGSSIFLYIRLSEAQSMLLKKAASVLSCIITPLLNPFIFSLRNDKVKQALRDALRWHRHMAARDYKGHK from the coding sequence ATGAGCCCTGAAAACTGGACTCAGGTAACAGAGTTTGTCCTTCTGGGTTTCCCCAGTAGCCACATCCTGCAGTTCTTGCTGTTCCTGGGGTTGATGGTGACCTACGTTGTAACAGCCACAGGCAACCTGCTAATTattgggctcagctgggtggacCGACGCCTGCACACACAGATGTACTTCTTTCTGTGGAACCTGTCCTTCCTGGAGCTGTTGCTTGTGTCTGTTGTGGTTCCCAAGATGCTTGTCATCATCCTCACAGGGGATCACTCCATCTCCTTTGCCAGCTGCCTCATCCAGTCCTACCTCTACTTCCTCCTAGGCACCACCGACTTCTTCCTCTTAGCTGTCATGGCTCTAGATCGTTACCTGGCAATCTGCCAACCACTACACTATGAGACGCTGATGAGTGGTCCGATCTGTTCCCAGCTAGTGCTGGCCTCCTGGTTAGCTGGATTCCTCTGGGTCCTTTGCCCCACCATCCTCATGGCCAGCCTCCCTTTCTGTGGCCCCAATGGTATTGACCACTTCTTTTGTGACAGTTGGCCCTTGCTGAGACTCTCTTGTGGGGACACTCGCCTGCTGGAGCTGGTGGCTTTTGTGCTTTCCACATCAGTGTTACTGGGCTCACTGGCACTGACCTCAGTCTCTTATGCCTGCATTCTTGCCACTGTTCTCAGGGCCCCCACAGCTGCCAAGCGAAAGAAAGCATTCTCCACTTGTGCCTCACatcttactgtggtgatcatcgTCTATGGCAGCTCCATTTTCCTCTACATCCGTCTCTCAGAGGCTCAGTCCATGCTGCTCAAAAAAGCTGCCTCAGTCCTGAGCTGTATCATCACACCCCTACTGAACCCGTTCATCTTCAGTCTCCGCAATGATAAGGTGAAGCAAGCCCTGAGAGATGCCCTGAGGTGGCACAGACACATGGCTGCAAGAGACTATAAGGGtcacaagtaa
- the OR4D5 gene encoding LOW QUALITY PROTEIN: olfactory receptor 4D5 (The sequence of the model RefSeq protein was modified relative to this genomic sequence to represent the inferred CDS: inserted 1 base in 1 codon; deleted 1 base in 1 codon): MQRMPCEDEGRDLGDAATCQGLPKIVSKPPEASMPCNFSLKLDMIYQVLLPGHIKQVNPANYSQVTGFVLLGLSQVWELRFLFFIVFSVMYLMTTTGNLLIVAIVTSDPRLHTTMYFLLGNLSLLDFCYSSITAPRMLVDLLAGNPIISFGGCLTQLFFFHFIGGIKVFLLTVMAYDRYVAISQPLRYMLIMNQTVCGLLMAASWVGGFIHSIVQVRLIIQPPFCGPDKLDNFHCDVPQLIKLACTDTSVLELLMVSNNGLIVFSALMCFLALLGSYIALLVMLQSHSQEGSSKXLSTCASHIAVVTLIFVPCIYIYARPFQTFPMDKLVSVLYTMVTPMLNPAFYTLRNKEVIMAMKKLWRRQKDLLGPLKH, encoded by the exons atgcagagaatgccatgtgaagatgaaggcagagatctagGTGATGCTGCTACTTGCCAAGGATTGCCAAAGATtgtcagcaaaccaccagaagctag catgccttgtaatttttctttgaaactaGACATGATATACCAG GTTCTCTTGCCAGGTCATATCAAGCAGGTGAATCCAGCAAATTATTCCCAGGTGACAGGTTTTGTCCTCCTGGGGCTCTCTCAGGTATGGGAACTTCGGTTCCTCTTCTTCATTGTCTTCTCTGTTATGTATCTTATGACCACAACTGGAAATCTCCTTATTGTGGCCATAGTGACCTCTGATCCACGCCTGCACACAACCATGTACTTTCTCTTAGGGAATCTTTCCTTATTGGACTTTTGCTACTCTTCCATCACAGCACCTAGGATGTTGGTTGACTTGCTCGCAGGCAACCCCATCATTTCCTTTGGTGGCTGCCTGACTCAGCTCTTCTTCTTCCACTTCATTGGAGGCATCAAGGTCTTTCTGCTGACTGTCATGGCATATGATCGCTATGTCGCCATTTCCCAGCCCCTGCGCTACATGCTTATTATGAATCAGACAGTTTGTGGGCTTCTCATGGCAGCCTCCTGGGTGGGGGGCTTCATCCACTCCATTGTACAGGTTAGACTGATTATCCAGCCGCCATTCTGTGGGCCTGACAAGCTGGACAACTTTCACTGTGATGTGCCCCAGCTGATCAAATTGGCTTGCACAGATACTTCTGTCTTAGAGCTTCTGATGGTGTCTAACAATGGCCTGATTGTGTTTTCT GCCCTGATGTGTTTTCTGGCGCTCCTAGGATCCTACATAGCACTGCTAGTCATGCTCCAAAGCCATTCTCAGGAGGGCAGCAGCA GCCTGTCCACTTGTGCCTCTCATATTGCTGTGGTGACCTTaatctttgtgccttgcatctacATCTATGCAAGGCCATTTCAGACATTCCCCATGGATAAGCTGGTGTCTGTGCTGTACACAATGGTCACTCCTATGCTGAATCCTGCATTCTATACTCTGAGAAACAAAGAAGTGATCATGGCCATGAAGAAGCTGTGGAGGAGGCAAAAGGACCTTCTTGGTCCCCTGAAGCACTGA